One window of Phycisphaeraceae bacterium genomic DNA carries:
- a CDS encoding FAD binding domain-containing protein — MNTFAVASPKSFEDASKVVNDKKYSLAVIKAGGIDLIDHLKEGLIEPDVLVNVRTLRGGEQPIDVSGEEIRIEATATLAQIAGSDGLRSSAPVLGLSVEGAASPAVRNVATAAGNLLQRPRCWYYRNEQFNCLKKGGATCFAVEGENRYHAIFGDGPCHIVHPSNLAPALWVCDATVHFVGGEQPSIPIRYLYHTPDKGVRTESNLPPGAVVTHITCKPRKSSGFYAIKEKQSFDWPVVAAAVALEMDGNVIRSATVCAGAVAPIPWELRNVANALRGVDVGNEEALSKACASAGAGAKPMSDNAYKVKLLPVAVKRAVLIAAGKKLEVQS, encoded by the coding sequence ATGAACACGTTTGCCGTGGCTTCGCCGAAGTCGTTCGAGGATGCGTCGAAGGTGGTGAATGACAAGAAGTACAGCCTTGCGGTGATCAAGGCGGGCGGGATCGATCTGATCGATCATCTGAAGGAAGGTTTGATCGAGCCGGATGTGCTGGTGAATGTGCGGACGCTGCGAGGCGGCGAGCAACCGATCGATGTGTCGGGCGAAGAGATCCGGATCGAGGCGACGGCGACGCTGGCGCAGATCGCGGGATCGGATGGGCTGCGTTCGTCGGCGCCGGTGCTTGGGCTTTCTGTTGAGGGCGCGGCGTCGCCGGCGGTGCGGAACGTTGCGACGGCGGCGGGGAACCTTTTGCAGCGGCCGCGCTGCTGGTACTACCGAAACGAGCAGTTCAACTGCCTGAAGAAGGGCGGGGCGACGTGCTTCGCGGTCGAGGGCGAGAACCGGTATCACGCGATCTTCGGCGATGGACCGTGCCACATCGTGCATCCGTCGAACCTGGCGCCCGCGCTTTGGGTGTGCGACGCGACGGTGCACTTTGTGGGGGGCGAGCAGCCATCGATCCCGATCCGCTATCTCTATCACACGCCGGACAAGGGGGTGCGGACGGAGAGCAACCTGCCGCCGGGCGCGGTGGTGACGCACATCACGTGCAAGCCGAGAAAATCAAGCGGGTTTTACGCGATCAAGGAGAAGCAGTCGTTCGACTGGCCGGTGGTCGCCGCGGCGGTGGCGCTCGAGATGGACGGCAACGTGATCCGGAGCGCGACGGTGTGCGCGGGGGCGGTGGCGCCGATTCCGTGGGAACTTCGGAACGTGGCGAACGCGCTGCGGGGTGTGGATGTCGGAAACGAGGAAGCGCTGAGCAAGGCGTGCGCGAGCGCGGGTGCGGGCGCGAAGCCGATGAGCGACAACGCGTACAAGGTGAAGCTGCTGCCGGTCGCGGTAAAGCGGGCCGTGCTGATTGCGGCGGGGAAGAAGTTGGAGGTGCAATCATGA
- a CDS encoding xanthine dehydrogenase family protein molybdopterin-binding subunit, with protein sequence MRADMAPALANGPTVIPTDMPTSNRPMNMGQSMNDNTSRLDGIAKITGSAKYSSDMLLPNSVFARFIRCPFGAANLQSVDDSEARRVPGVIDIEITPKECQYNGQPVGHVVGESPMAVNRALQALKLSWKKQAVKTTIADSVKVEMPRGDVGGADVTVAAVYSTPVQTHSSLETHGGVVDHRGDKATVYASTQGTFSVRDGFGDALNLKSSDFEVVCEYIGGGFGSKLGGPGKELMLAARLSQKYNRPAYVMCNRAEEHLDTGNRPSSVTSVRIGLKKDGSFVGGEVRTWGGVGVANGGGGCNVPSGRYTLPNIDKKHEDVSFNAGGPRAFRAPGRPQGAFAEELMLDEAAAAIGMDPLALKRALASDDVYREMIDTGAKLIGWSERKANGSQKSVMRTGFGMGLAGWGSASPGGNAEVVIHPDGSVECRTGTQDIGTGQRTTMGICAADTIGIPLSLVTVKIGRSTLPPGPGSGGSVTSPTTAPTMMNAAAQARDKLFEVLAKQSGDNAADFSMKDGAVLRRGEKFASWKDACAKLPADGVMASASGGDRGKGDSQGVQFVKVVVDCETGIVYPKHVIAIQSCGRVICRKTAESQIIGGVIQGLSYGMFENKILDRNVGAMVNPNFEWYKILGPCEMPHIEPVLWRGGGPDGQTGVKALGEPPTIPTSGALACAVFNAIGAPVRHLPLTPDKVLAALEGAKS encoded by the coding sequence ATGAGAGCAGATATGGCGCCGGCGCTCGCGAATGGACCCACGGTCATCCCGACCGACATGCCCACATCGAACCGGCCCATGAACATGGGCCAGTCGATGAACGACAACACGTCCCGATTGGACGGGATCGCCAAGATCACGGGAAGCGCGAAGTACTCGAGCGACATGCTCCTGCCGAATTCGGTCTTCGCGCGATTTATCCGTTGCCCTTTCGGCGCGGCAAATCTGCAGAGCGTGGATGATTCGGAGGCGCGCAGAGTTCCCGGCGTGATCGATATCGAGATCACGCCGAAAGAGTGTCAGTACAACGGCCAGCCCGTCGGGCATGTGGTTGGTGAATCGCCGATGGCGGTGAACCGCGCGCTGCAGGCTCTGAAGCTGAGCTGGAAGAAGCAGGCGGTGAAGACGACGATCGCCGATTCGGTGAAAGTGGAGATGCCGCGGGGCGATGTGGGCGGCGCCGACGTGACGGTCGCCGCGGTGTATTCGACGCCGGTGCAGACGCACTCTTCGCTCGAGACGCACGGCGGCGTGGTCGATCATCGGGGCGACAAGGCGACGGTGTACGCATCGACGCAGGGAACTTTCTCGGTGCGCGACGGGTTCGGCGATGCGCTTAATCTCAAGTCGTCGGACTTCGAAGTTGTGTGCGAGTACATCGGCGGCGGATTCGGATCGAAGCTGGGAGGGCCGGGCAAGGAACTGATGCTCGCGGCGAGGCTCTCGCAGAAGTACAACCGCCCGGCCTATGTGATGTGCAATCGCGCGGAAGAGCACCTGGATACGGGTAATCGGCCGTCGAGCGTGACGAGCGTGCGCATCGGGCTGAAGAAGGATGGCTCGTTTGTCGGCGGAGAGGTGCGCACGTGGGGAGGCGTGGGTGTTGCGAACGGCGGCGGCGGGTGCAATGTGCCTTCGGGCCGGTACACGCTGCCGAATATCGACAAGAAGCACGAGGATGTCTCGTTCAATGCCGGCGGGCCGCGGGCGTTTCGCGCGCCGGGTCGCCCGCAGGGCGCGTTCGCGGAAGAACTGATGCTCGACGAAGCGGCCGCGGCGATCGGCATGGACCCGCTCGCGCTCAAGCGGGCGCTCGCGTCGGATGATGTCTATCGCGAGATGATCGACACCGGCGCGAAGCTGATCGGATGGAGCGAGCGCAAGGCGAACGGCTCGCAGAAATCGGTGATGCGCACGGGGTTTGGGATGGGGCTCGCCGGATGGGGGAGTGCATCACCGGGGGGGAATGCGGAAGTAGTGATTCACCCGGACGGATCGGTCGAGTGCCGCACCGGAACGCAGGACATCGGGACTGGTCAGCGGACGACGATGGGTATCTGCGCGGCGGACACGATCGGGATTCCGCTGAGTCTCGTGACGGTGAAGATCGGGCGCTCGACACTGCCGCCGGGGCCGGGCTCGGGCGGATCGGTGACGTCGCCGACGACGGCGCCGACGATGATGAATGCCGCGGCGCAGGCGCGGGATAAGTTGTTCGAGGTGCTGGCGAAGCAGAGCGGCGACAATGCCGCGGACTTCTCGATGAAGGATGGCGCGGTGCTGCGGCGGGGCGAGAAGTTTGCGAGCTGGAAGGACGCTTGCGCGAAATTGCCGGCGGACGGCGTGATGGCATCGGCGAGCGGCGGCGATCGGGGCAAGGGTGATTCGCAGGGCGTGCAGTTTGTGAAAGTGGTGGTGGACTGCGAGACGGGGATTGTTTATCCGAAGCACGTGATCGCGATTCAGTCGTGCGGGCGGGTGATCTGCCGCAAGACGGCGGAGAGCCAGATCATCGGGGGCGTGATCCAGGGTTTGTCGTACGGGATGTTCGAGAACAAGATTCTGGATCGCAATGTCGGCGCGATGGTGAACCCGAACTTTGAGTGGTACAAGATTCTCGGCCCGTGCGAGATGCCGCACATTGAGCCGGTTTTGTGGCGGGGAGGCGGGCCGGACGGGCAGACGGGCGTGAAGGCGCTGGGTGAGCCGCCGACGATACCGACATCGGGAGCGCTGGCGTGCGCGGTGTTCAATGCGATCGGCGCGCCGGTGCGGCACTTGCCGCTGACTCCGGATAAGGTGCTGGCGGCGCTGGAAGGAGCGAAGTCATGA
- a CDS encoding (2Fe-2S)-binding protein: MPEETRPPGFSRRSFIKTVGVSATVSTLSGIAEAHAAAREKEQADALEGPGPIAVAFTVNGKSAEVRVEPSVTLAEVLRLNLGLTGTKIICDRGSCGGCSVIVNGKLVNACMTLAFDVQGATITTVEGISQGGKLDAVQESFLRHDALQCGYCTPGFIVATRVLLNDVPKPTLDQIKKALGGNICRCGTYTNIFNAALEASGQAPIMDQKGV, from the coding sequence ATGCCCGAAGAAACGAGACCACCCGGTTTTTCCCGCAGGTCGTTCATCAAGACGGTCGGTGTTTCCGCGACGGTGTCCACGCTTTCGGGGATCGCCGAGGCGCATGCCGCGGCGAGAGAGAAGGAGCAAGCCGATGCTCTTGAGGGTCCGGGCCCGATCGCCGTCGCGTTCACGGTGAACGGGAAGTCCGCGGAAGTGCGCGTCGAACCTTCGGTCACGCTCGCTGAGGTTTTGCGGTTGAACCTCGGGCTGACGGGCACGAAGATCATCTGCGATCGCGGCTCATGCGGCGGGTGCTCGGTGATTGTGAACGGCAAGCTGGTGAATGCGTGTATGACGCTCGCGTTTGATGTGCAGGGCGCGACGATCACGACGGTGGAAGGGATCTCGCAGGGCGGGAAGCTCGACGCGGTGCAGGAATCGTTCCTGCGGCATGATGCGCTGCAGTGCGGATACTGCACGCCGGGGTTCATCGTCGCGACGCGCGTGCTCCTGAACGATGTGCCGAAGCCGACACTCGACCAGATCAAGAAGGCGCTGGGCGGCAACATCTGCCGGTGCGGGACATACACGAACATTTTCAACGCGGCGCTCGAAGCCTCCGGGCAGGCTCCGATCATGGATCAGAAAGGAGTCTGA
- a CDS encoding OsmC family protein, which yields MNSTATQTRNVVNGIDVDALNGVIETVRRSPAEGKTSWSVRSAWKGGTRADHQVNGCVIGSKDVPREFTIRSDEPLEIGGTNRYPNPQELLMASLNACMMVGYAAVAASMGITLSKLEVELDGDIDLRGFLGIDAAVPAGYRGLSQVVRIAGDGTKEQFARLHDVIRATSPNFYNLTRAIPTDSKLIVESAKTGK from the coding sequence ATGAATTCGACCGCAACCCAAACCCGCAATGTTGTGAACGGCATCGATGTTGATGCGCTCAACGGCGTGATCGAGACAGTCCGCAGGTCGCCCGCCGAAGGAAAAACGTCGTGGAGCGTGCGGAGCGCGTGGAAGGGCGGCACCCGCGCGGATCACCAGGTGAACGGATGCGTCATCGGTTCGAAGGATGTGCCGCGCGAGTTCACGATCCGATCCGATGAGCCGCTCGAGATCGGGGGCACGAATCGGTACCCGAATCCGCAGGAGCTTTTGATGGCGTCGCTCAACGCGTGCATGATGGTGGGCTATGCCGCGGTCGCCGCGAGCATGGGCATCACGCTGAGCAAGCTCGAAGTGGAACTCGACGGTGACATTGATCTTCGCGGGTTTCTCGGGATCGATGCCGCGGTTCCGGCCGGATATCGCGGGCTCTCGCAGGTGGTGCGCATCGCGGGTGACGGAACGAAGGAGCAGTTCGCGCGGTTGCACGATGTGATCCGCGCAACGAGCCCGAACTTCTACAACCTGACGCGCGCGATCCCGACCGACTCGAAGCTGATCGTGGAGAGCGCGAAAACGGGCAAGTGA
- a CDS encoding TetR/AcrR family transcriptional regulator — MSTTMINRNSTKSVAELLGQPPPPTTGRDRLIAAGIELFYREGFQAVGLDRVIEHAGVTKTTFYKHFEAKDDLVLACVRARDEWEMQAWDRAARKLGGDDPRSQLVAFFDVLDVWFNDPEFHGCMFINVASEFSDKRDPIHKAGAEHKRKVRDFFRDLAVKAGATHPDDFADHYTILVDGTLVLRHVHGRDDAAQVARPVVMNLIDTYIPKTNAK; from the coding sequence ATGAGCACGACGATGATCAACAGGAATTCGACAAAGAGCGTGGCGGAACTGCTCGGCCAGCCGCCGCCCCCCACCACCGGACGCGATCGATTGATCGCCGCGGGAATCGAGCTGTTCTATCGCGAGGGTTTTCAGGCGGTGGGTCTGGATCGCGTGATCGAGCACGCGGGCGTGACGAAGACCACTTTCTACAAGCACTTCGAGGCGAAGGACGATCTCGTGCTCGCGTGCGTTCGCGCCCGCGACGAGTGGGAAATGCAGGCGTGGGATCGCGCGGCTCGCAAGCTGGGGGGCGATGACCCGCGCTCGCAGCTGGTCGCGTTCTTCGATGTGCTGGACGTGTGGTTCAACGACCCGGAATTCCATGGCTGCATGTTCATCAACGTCGCTTCGGAATTCTCCGACAAGCGCGATCCGATCCACAAGGCCGGCGCGGAGCACAAGCGCAAGGTGCGCGATTTCTTCCGCGATCTCGCGGTGAAGGCCGGCGCGACGCACCCGGATGATTTCGCGGATCACTACACGATCCTGGTCGACGGCACGCTCGTGCTCCGGCACGTGCACGGGCGCGACGATGCGGCGCAGGTGGCGCGCCCGGTGGTGATGAACCTGATCGACACGTACATCCCGAAGACAAACGCGAAGTAG
- a CDS encoding alpha amylase C-terminal domain-containing protein, with the protein MQRSIVRTLCAAGAILCAGTVFAQSLRPGMGATIYSGGTTFRVWAPNATAVSVGGTFNSFSATANPLVSEGNGNWSADVSGAGAAHEYKFYVTNGANSYWRKDPRGREVTNSAGNSIIRNNTYAWSDYGATTTIFSDDFETGALGSSWSTSGSGPYRIAFSTTYKAAGTRGLTFDSSTSGTYETGQLTLTLNCANYDELLLTYKIRNIGDETHTQDGLYISNNGTTWTKAMGFPAIGSSFSTYTVHLSQCAMAAGYVPGSAFKVRWQQYDDLSIPSDGIAIDDVSVTGKPKTNFVSANWNEMVIYEMHIGTFNDTAGGNPGSFSTAISRLNQLQSLGINAVKVMPLSEFAGDFSWGYNPSDPFSIESIYGGVAGYKSFVDACHQRGIAVIQDVVHNHYGPSDLGMWQFDGWQQNNKGGIYFYQDYRSSTPWGDTRPDYGRNEVRGYIRDSVLRWLQEYRIDGLRWDSTVNIRNTNNGVGTDIPDGWSLMQYCNNEIDVQNAGKISIAEDLQNNDYITKTTGAGGAGFDSQWDAQFVHPIRAAVIDGNDANRNMFAVRDAIVHLYNNSQTQRVIYTESHDEVANGHSRVPEEIWPGNAGSWYSKKRSTLGAGIVFTSPGIPMIFQGQEVLEDGYFADSDPVDWNKLTTYAGIQTMYRDMIRLRRNWFDTTRGLRGNNTNVFHINNTNKVIAYHRWMNGGAKDDVVVVANFANTSYSSYNIGFPRAGTWKVRFNSDWNGYSSDFANTNSYDTTANSGAKDGLNYNGNVGIGPYTVIILSQDN; encoded by the coding sequence ATGCAACGTTCCATCGTCCGCACGCTTTGTGCAGCCGGCGCCATTCTCTGCGCCGGAACGGTCTTCGCCCAATCCCTGCGACCCGGTATGGGCGCGACGATTTACTCGGGGGGAACCACCTTCCGCGTCTGGGCGCCCAACGCCACCGCCGTTTCCGTCGGCGGCACGTTCAACTCTTTCTCCGCGACCGCGAACCCGCTCGTCAGCGAAGGCAACGGAAACTGGTCCGCCGACGTCTCGGGAGCCGGCGCCGCTCACGAATACAAGTTCTATGTCACCAACGGCGCCAACTCCTACTGGCGCAAAGACCCACGCGGCAGAGAGGTCACCAACAGCGCCGGGAACTCCATCATCCGAAACAACACCTACGCGTGGTCCGATTACGGCGCGACCACGACGATCTTCTCAGACGACTTCGAAACGGGCGCGCTCGGCTCCTCGTGGTCAACCTCCGGCTCCGGTCCGTATCGCATCGCATTCTCCACCACGTACAAAGCCGCGGGCACACGCGGCCTCACCTTCGATAGCTCGACCAGCGGCACGTACGAGACCGGGCAGCTCACCCTCACGCTCAACTGCGCGAACTACGACGAGCTGCTTCTGACCTACAAGATCCGCAACATCGGCGACGAAACGCACACGCAGGACGGACTCTACATCTCCAACAACGGCACGACCTGGACGAAAGCCATGGGCTTCCCCGCCATCGGCTCGTCGTTCTCGACGTACACCGTGCACCTCTCGCAGTGCGCCATGGCCGCGGGATATGTTCCCGGCTCGGCGTTCAAAGTCCGCTGGCAGCAGTACGACGACTTGTCGATCCCGAGCGACGGCATCGCCATCGACGACGTCTCGGTGACGGGCAAGCCGAAGACCAACTTTGTTTCCGCAAATTGGAACGAGATGGTCATCTATGAGATGCACATCGGCACGTTCAACGACACCGCGGGCGGCAATCCGGGCTCGTTCAGCACCGCGATCTCCCGACTGAACCAGCTCCAGTCGCTCGGCATCAACGCTGTCAAGGTCATGCCGCTCAGCGAATTCGCGGGAGATTTCTCCTGGGGCTACAACCCGTCCGACCCCTTCAGCATCGAATCCATTTACGGAGGCGTCGCCGGATACAAATCGTTTGTCGACGCGTGCCACCAGCGCGGCATCGCGGTCATCCAGGATGTCGTCCACAACCACTACGGGCCCAGCGACCTCGGCATGTGGCAGTTCGATGGCTGGCAGCAGAACAACAAGGGCGGCATCTACTTCTATCAGGATTACCGATCAAGCACGCCGTGGGGCGACACCCGCCCCGACTACGGACGCAACGAGGTCCGCGGTTACATCCGCGACAGCGTTCTCCGCTGGCTTCAGGAATACCGCATCGACGGGCTCCGCTGGGATTCCACCGTCAACATCCGCAACACCAACAACGGCGTCGGCACCGACATCCCCGACGGCTGGAGCCTGATGCAGTACTGCAACAACGAGATCGATGTCCAGAACGCCGGCAAGATCTCGATCGCCGAAGACCTCCAGAACAACGACTACATCACCAAAACCACCGGCGCCGGCGGAGCGGGCTTCGACAGCCAGTGGGATGCGCAGTTTGTCCACCCGATTCGTGCCGCGGTGATCGACGGCAACGATGCCAACAGAAACATGTTCGCCGTGCGCGACGCGATTGTCCACCTCTACAACAACAGCCAGACCCAGCGAGTGATCTACACCGAAAGCCACGACGAAGTCGCCAACGGTCACTCGCGCGTGCCCGAAGAAATCTGGCCCGGCAACGCCGGCTCGTGGTACAGCAAAAAGCGCTCCACCCTCGGCGCCGGAATCGTCTTCACTTCCCCCGGCATCCCGATGATCTTCCAGGGACAGGAAGTGCTCGAAGACGGCTACTTCGCCGACAGCGATCCCGTCGATTGGAACAAGCTTACAACCTACGCGGGCATCCAGACCATGTACCGCGACATGATCCGCCTCCGCCGCAACTGGTTCGACACCACGCGCGGCCTCCGCGGCAACAACACCAACGTCTTCCACATCAACAACACCAACAAGGTGATCGCCTATCACCGCTGGATGAACGGCGGCGCGAAAGACGACGTCGTCGTCGTCGCCAATTTCGCCAACACCAGCTACTCGAGCTACAACATCGGCTTCCCGCGAGCCGGCACCTGGAAGGTCCGCTTCAACAGCGACTGGAACGGATACAGCTCCGACTTCGCCAACACCAACAGCTACGACACCACCGCGAACTCCGGCGCGAAAGACGGCCTGAATTACAACGGCAACGTCGGCATCGGCCCGTACACCGTGATCATCTTGTCGCAAGATAACTGA
- a CDS encoding ComF family protein: MDPKPPKFPWPPHPTDPTDPTHLSAPAEKLSPGAVHLLTHTSDDLDLDVITEEPADELAGDFEHPASATQPRGISRFLESFELHFLGRTSEPWHIRAADFQADEPGNYCPRCGTTCRPFELDTLSDPAMCVRCHDKRPAWDRFIRLGVYEGVLARSVRELKFSRFRALGESIGRALGKSIRAEVDAREINPRRVILIPMPMSPWRRLSRGIDHALVITCGTRRASGFNVRRLLARRHRPSQVTLPVSERRSNVSGAFFCKRAALLVPPDAVLVVVDDVRTTGATMSEACRTLRAALRLRPEHPNSIQTNPKTQIWAATVGVAPSPGDRESGENPRG, from the coding sequence GTGGACCCCAAGCCGCCCAAATTCCCCTGGCCACCACACCCCACCGACCCCACCGACCCCACCCACCTCTCCGCGCCCGCCGAAAAGCTCTCTCCTGGCGCCGTTCACCTCCTCACGCATACTTCCGACGACCTCGATCTCGACGTCATCACAGAAGAACCCGCCGACGAACTCGCCGGCGACTTTGAGCACCCCGCCTCGGCCACTCAACCCCGCGGCATTTCTCGCTTCCTCGAATCCTTTGAACTCCATTTCCTCGGGCGCACCTCCGAACCCTGGCATATCCGCGCCGCGGACTTCCAGGCTGATGAACCCGGGAACTACTGCCCGCGCTGCGGCACAACCTGCCGCCCGTTCGAACTCGACACGCTTTCCGATCCCGCCATGTGCGTGCGCTGCCACGACAAGCGCCCCGCGTGGGATCGCTTCATCCGGCTCGGCGTCTACGAAGGCGTGCTCGCGCGCTCCGTGCGCGAACTGAAGTTCTCCCGCTTCCGCGCGCTCGGCGAGAGCATCGGCCGCGCACTCGGAAAAAGCATCCGCGCCGAAGTGGATGCCCGCGAGATCAATCCCCGCCGCGTCATTCTCATTCCGATGCCGATGTCGCCTTGGCGCCGGCTCTCTCGAGGCATCGATCACGCGCTCGTCATCACCTGCGGCACGCGCCGCGCATCGGGTTTCAATGTCCGCCGCCTTCTTGCGCGCCGACACCGTCCGAGCCAAGTCACGCTCCCTGTCAGCGAGCGCCGGAGCAACGTCTCCGGCGCGTTCTTCTGCAAGCGCGCCGCACTGCTCGTGCCGCCCGATGCAGTCCTCGTCGTCGTTGATGATGTCCGAACGACCGGGGCGACCATGTCCGAAGCCTGCCGCACGCTCCGCGCGGCACTCCGTCTCCGCCCCGAGCACCCAAACTCAATCCAAACGAACCCAAAGACCCAGATCTGGGCTGCGACTGTCGGGGTGGCGCCCTCCCCCGGCGACCGGGAATCGGGCGAGAACCCTCGCGGATGA
- a CDS encoding protein arginine kinase, which produces MSGGGGVAIAEWLTNGGEASDIVLSSRVRLARNLAGHVFVHRAGKDDRERALQICRDWILASNLCDRIMWVDLHESPAIERNLLVERHLISKQHAKGKPATSGGVATPASEEPRAVAVSIPDERLSIMVNEEDHIRMQMLRAGLSLGDCWREASAIDDKLEAGLDYAFSKKLGYLTACPTNVGTGMRMSVMLHLPALKITGEIEKVKRAATDMNLAVRGFYGEGSEAVGDLYQISNQTTLGKPEGAVLADLQDVIIPDVIQYERHARNTLLSKRRAALEDQVFRALGALTHARLIAADESMQLLSLVRLGVVLGLIPELPVQTVNLLFLLVQPAHLQRVLGKEIDQEQRRIGRATMIRERLSK; this is translated from the coding sequence GTGAGCGGTGGGGGTGGCGTCGCTATCGCCGAGTGGCTCACCAACGGAGGCGAGGCGAGCGACATCGTGCTCTCTTCTCGCGTTCGTCTTGCGCGCAATCTCGCCGGCCATGTTTTCGTTCACCGCGCCGGAAAGGACGATCGCGAGCGTGCGCTCCAGATCTGCCGCGACTGGATCCTCGCATCCAATCTCTGCGATCGCATCATGTGGGTCGATCTGCACGAATCGCCCGCGATCGAGCGCAACCTGCTCGTCGAGCGGCACCTGATCTCCAAGCAGCACGCCAAGGGCAAGCCCGCGACCAGCGGCGGCGTCGCGACTCCCGCATCGGAAGAGCCCCGCGCCGTCGCGGTTTCGATCCCCGACGAACGTCTCTCCATCATGGTCAACGAAGAAGACCACATCCGCATGCAGATGCTGCGCGCCGGTCTTTCTCTCGGCGATTGCTGGCGCGAGGCGAGCGCGATCGACGACAAGCTCGAAGCGGGCCTCGACTACGCGTTCTCGAAAAAACTCGGCTATCTCACCGCCTGCCCGACCAACGTCGGCACTGGTATGCGCATGAGCGTCATGCTCCACCTGCCCGCACTGAAAATCACGGGCGAAATCGAGAAGGTCAAGCGTGCCGCGACCGACATGAACCTCGCCGTCCGAGGCTTCTACGGCGAAGGCAGCGAAGCCGTCGGCGATCTCTACCAGATCTCGAATCAGACCACGCTCGGAAAGCCCGAGGGCGCCGTGCTCGCAGATCTGCAGGACGTGATCATCCCGGACGTGATTCAGTACGAGCGCCATGCGCGCAACACGCTTCTTTCCAAACGTCGCGCTGCACTCGAAGATCAGGTCTTCCGCGCACTCGGCGCACTCACGCACGCGCGACTCATCGCCGCCGACGAATCGATGCAGCTTCTCAGCCTCGTGCGCCTGGGCGTTGTGCTCGGTCTCATCCCCGAACTCCCCGTGCAAACGGTGAATCTCCTTTTCTTGCTCGTCCAGCCGGCACACCTCCAACGCGTGCTCGGCAAAGAGATCGATCAGGAGCAGCGCCGCATCGGCCGCGCGACCATGATCCGCGAACGCCTGAGCAAGTAA
- a CDS encoding UvrB/UvrC motif-containing protein, with translation MKCDHCDKEATVHDTVLRDGAWVEVHCCEACAAKQGLAGPGPTLNELLTNFILPQVAGEKPRPKAAKPKTPACSNCGFTFEQFRQAGLLGCPECYAAFESLLLPLLERAHEGAGQHIGKIPRRMSESGGGKSELEDARVLAAKREQLERERILRRQLDDAIKTEQYELAAKIRDQLQRISQSSGISKAH, from the coding sequence ATGAAGTGCGACCACTGCGACAAGGAAGCCACCGTCCACGACACCGTCCTCCGCGACGGCGCATGGGTGGAAGTCCACTGCTGCGAGGCATGCGCCGCCAAACAAGGCCTCGCCGGCCCCGGGCCGACCCTGAACGAACTGCTCACGAATTTCATCCTGCCGCAGGTCGCCGGCGAAAAGCCGCGCCCCAAAGCCGCCAAGCCAAAGACCCCCGCGTGCTCGAACTGCGGCTTCACGTTCGAGCAGTTCCGACAGGCGGGTCTTCTCGGCTGCCCCGAGTGCTACGCCGCGTTCGAATCGCTTTTGCTTCCCTTGCTCGAGCGGGCCCACGAGGGCGCGGGGCAGCACATCGGAAAGATCCCGCGCCGGATGAGCGAGTCCGGTGGCGGCAAGTCCGAACTTGAAGATGCGCGGGTGCTCGCGGCCAAGCGCGAGCAACTCGAGCGAGAGCGCATCCTCCGCCGCCAGCTCGACGACGCGATAAAAACCGAGCAGTACGAGCTCGCCGCCAAAATCCGCGATCAACTCCAGCGCATTTCTCAGTCTTCGGGAATTTCCAAAGCACACTGA
- the rpmB gene encoding 50S ribosomal protein L28 → MARQCDFTGKKVSKGMKRAWRGQAVAKGGFGLKPTGITRRTFKPNLQDIVAVIDGQNVRVVASTKAIRTGMVTKALKRKYGYTRQQKSAAAQ, encoded by the coding sequence ATGGCCAGGCAGTGCGATTTCACCGGCAAGAAGGTCAGCAAGGGCATGAAGCGGGCGTGGCGCGGCCAGGCCGTCGCCAAGGGCGGCTTCGGTCTGAAGCCCACCGGCATCACCCGCCGCACCTTCAAGCCGAATCTTCAGGACATCGTCGCCGTCATCGACGGTCAGAACGTCCGCGTCGTCGCCTCGACCAAGGCCATCCGCACCGGCATGGTCACCAAGGCTCTCAAGCGCAAGTACGGTTACACCCGCCAGCAGAAGTCCGCCGCGGCACAGTAA